In a genomic window of Coprococcus eutactus:
- the rbfA gene encoding 30S ribosome-binding factor RbfA, with the protein MRKNSVKNNRINGEVQRELSRIISREIKDPRISPMTSVVDVVVTPDLKFCKAYISVLGDQDAVDSTFAGLTSAMGYIRRELAHSVNLRNTPEITFIMDQSIEYGVNMSHKIDEAIGKHGDETEDITDGSDDSEE; encoded by the coding sequence ATGAGAAAAAACAGTGTAAAGAATAACAGGATAAATGGTGAGGTTCAGAGGGAACTGAGCAGGATCATAAGTCGTGAGATCAAGGATCCCAGAATATCACCTATGACATCAGTTGTTGATGTGGTTGTCACACCTGACCTCAAATTCTGTAAGGCATATATCAGTGTCCTGGGAGACCAGGATGCTGTTGATTCCACATTTGCAGGGCTGACCAGTGCGATGGGATATATCAGAAGAGAGCTTGCTCATTCTGTAAATCTTCGAAACACTCCAGAGATAACATTTATCATGGATCAGTCCATAGAGTATGGTGTTAACATGTCCCACAAGATAGACGAGGCTATTGGAAAGCACGGGGACGAGACAGAAGATATAACAGATGGTTCAGATGACAGTGAAGAATAA
- a CDS encoding DHH family phosphoesterase has product MNELIREIENADSIAITGHINPDGDCIGSTLGMYNYITSNYPGKKVQVYLQEFPDVFMFLNGASEVKHETDDEIYDLFMSLDCGDPDRFTPFAQYFETAKRTLCIDHHISNKGFGDVCYVEPQACSAAEAIFKLLDEDKINQPCAEALYMGIVHDTGVFKHSNTTRSAMTIAGILIEKGARPSFVIDETFYKKTLTQNKLLGYALLGMKQFANGKITHTLLTFEDFEKFGASKMDTDGIVDQLRLTSGTEVAFFMYQSGENEYKISLRANDIVNVSEIACSHGGGGHVKAAGCNIKGDPDKIVAEIVAEIEKQLV; this is encoded by the coding sequence ATGAACGAACTTATAAGAGAGATAGAGAATGCAGACAGTATAGCCATAACAGGACATATAAATCCTGATGGTGATTGTATAGGTTCTACACTTGGAATGTATAACTATATAACAAGCAATTACCCTGGTAAGAAAGTTCAGGTATATCTTCAGGAATTTCCTGATGTATTCATGTTTTTGAATGGCGCATCTGAGGTCAAGCATGAGACTGATGATGAGATCTATGATCTGTTCATGTCACTCGATTGCGGGGATCCGGATAGATTCACTCCATTTGCACAGTATTTTGAGACTGCAAAGAGGACGCTGTGCATAGATCATCATATATCCAACAAGGGCTTTGGTGATGTGTGCTATGTGGAGCCACAGGCGTGTTCTGCAGCGGAGGCAATCTTCAAACTCCTTGATGAGGATAAAATAAATCAGCCTTGCGCCGAGGCATTATACATGGGAATAGTTCATGACACAGGCGTGTTTAAACACAGCAATACGACAAGATCAGCTATGACGATTGCCGGAATTCTGATCGAAAAGGGAGCCAGACCAAGTTTTGTTATAGATGAAACATTTTATAAGAAGACTCTTACACAGAATAAGCTTCTGGGTTACGCACTGCTCGGTATGAAGCAGTTTGCAAATGGCAAGATTACGCATACATTGCTTACTTTTGAAGATTTCGAAAAGTTTGGTGCTTCAAAGATGGATACGGATGGCATAGTCGATCAGTTGAGACTCACATCAGGAACAGAGGTTGCATTTTTCATGTATCAGTCTGGAGAGAATGAGTATAAGATATCACTCAGAGCAAATGACATCGTGAATGTGAGCGAGATCGCATGCAGCCACGGCGGCGGCGGTCATGTAAAAGCAGCGGGATGCAATATAAAAGGCGATCCGGATAAGATAGTTGCAGAGATAGTCGCAGAGATTGAAAAGCAGCTGGTATAA
- the truB gene encoding tRNA pseudouridine(55) synthase TruB, producing MIDGFINIYKEQGYTSFDVVAKLRGILKQKKIGHTGTLDPMAEGVLLVCLGSATKMCDLLTEKNKTYTCTMLLGKTSDTEDVTGKLTDVTDIYPDEQTVIETVMSFVGDYMQVPPMYSAIKVNGKKLYELARAGQVIERQPRPVTIHSIQILSTDLPRVTFDVNCSKGTYIRSLCRDIGEKLGCGAVMERLIRTEVKGFTIEESLTLDAVEKARDDGTLMQHVLTTDKLMPDIPELHISAKGEKLLANGNKLSADSFVENQIYRDTYVKVYDENGRFAALYEYSDEKRQYVPFKMFPVSR from the coding sequence ATGATAGACGGTTTTATCAATATATATAAGGAGCAGGGCTATACATCATTTGATGTGGTTGCAAAGCTCCGGGGTATACTAAAACAGAAAAAGATAGGTCATACCGGAACTCTCGATCCCATGGCGGAGGGAGTTCTTCTTGTGTGTCTTGGAAGTGCCACAAAGATGTGTGATCTTCTGACGGAGAAGAATAAGACATATACGTGTACGATGCTGCTTGGCAAGACCAGTGATACGGAGGATGTCACAGGTAAACTCACAGATGTGACAGACATCTATCCTGATGAGCAGACAGTCATTGAGACAGTGATGAGTTTTGTCGGGGATTACATGCAGGTCCCACCGATGTATTCTGCCATCAAGGTAAATGGCAAGAAGCTTTATGAGCTTGCAAGAGCTGGGCAGGTCATAGAACGGCAGCCGAGACCTGTTACGATACACAGTATTCAGATACTTTCGACAGATCTTCCGAGGGTAACATTTGACGTGAATTGTTCCAAGGGTACTTATATAAGAAGTCTCTGCCGGGATATCGGAGAAAAGCTGGGCTGCGGAGCCGTGATGGAGAGACTTATCAGAACAGAGGTGAAAGGCTTTACTATAGAAGAAAGTCTGACACTTGATGCCGTGGAGAAGGCAAGGGATGATGGAACGCTTATGCAGCATGTGCTCACAACAGACAAGCTTATGCCGGATATTCCAGAGCTCCATATATCAGCAAAGGGTGAGAAGCTTCTTGCAAATGGCAATAAACTCTCTGCGGATTCATTTGTGGAAAATCAGATATACAGGGACACATACGTCAAGGTGTACGATGAGAACGGGAGATTTGCAGCACTGTATGAATACAGCGATGAGAAGAGGCAGTATGTGCCGTTCAAGATGTTTCCGGTGAGCAGATGA